From Priestia aryabhattai, one genomic window encodes:
- the polA gene encoding DNA polymerase I produces the protein MTQKLVLIDGNSIAYRAFFALPLLNNDKGIHTNAIYGFTTMLTRILEEEKPTHLLVAFDAGKTTFRHKTFTEYKGGRQKTPPELSEQFPFIRELLDAYGIKRYELPDYEADDIIGTLSKQAEQKGMAVKVISGDKDLLQLVSEHVTVDITRKGITDVDSYTPAAIDEKYGITAAQIIDMKGLMGDSSDNIPGVPGVGEKTALKLLKEFETVENVLQSIDQVSGKKLKEKLEDNRESAIMSKKLATIYCEAPLEVSVEDVKYDGFEPSKVISLFKELGFSSLLAKFGESAEEEVDFEELTFEIAQEVHDDMLTSEAALIVEGYEENYHHNQLLGFGISNKNGHYFIDKDTALSSSKFKAWLEDERVKKTVFNGKRTIVSLKWAGHEIKGIEHDVMIASYILNPAEANDDLATIAKLKGYHQVQSDEAVYGKGAKRSIAEADQLAEHVIRKAAAVAYLKEMLEKELVENEQFELFEKLEMPLAIVLANMEYQGVKIDRARLDEMGEDLREQLEKIEAKIYEYAGQEFNINSPKQLGVVLFEKMQLPVIKKTKTGYSTSADVLEQLASTHDIIPEILQYRQLGKLQSTYIEGLKKVIHESDGKVHTRFNQTLTQTGRLSSVDPNLQNIPIRLEEGKKIRGAFVPSQPDWLIFAADYSQIELRVLAHIADDEKLIDAFKHDLDIHTKTAMDVFHVEREEVTSNMRRQAKAVNFGIVYGISDYGLSQSLGITRKAAATFIERYLKSFPGVQEYMDTIVRDAKEKGYVTTLLHRRRYLPEITSRNFNLRSFAERTAMNTPIQGTAADIIKKAMIEMDKRLKDENLQAKLLLQVHDELIFEAPEEEIKILEKIVPEVMEHALELEVPLKVDYSYGKTWYEAK, from the coding sequence ATGACACAAAAACTAGTATTAATTGACGGGAATAGTATTGCCTACCGTGCATTTTTTGCTTTGCCGCTTTTAAACAATGATAAAGGAATACATACAAATGCCATATATGGCTTTACCACAATGCTGACACGTATCTTAGAGGAAGAGAAGCCAACGCATTTACTGGTGGCTTTTGATGCAGGGAAAACAACGTTTCGTCACAAAACATTTACAGAATATAAAGGAGGCAGACAAAAGACACCTCCTGAACTTTCAGAGCAGTTTCCCTTTATTCGTGAGTTATTAGATGCATATGGGATTAAGCGCTATGAACTGCCTGATTATGAAGCAGATGATATTATCGGTACACTTTCAAAGCAAGCTGAACAAAAAGGAATGGCCGTAAAAGTCATTTCTGGGGATAAAGATTTACTTCAGCTTGTGTCAGAGCATGTAACCGTAGATATTACGAGAAAAGGGATTACAGATGTCGATTCATATACGCCTGCAGCCATTGATGAAAAGTATGGTATTACGGCTGCACAAATCATTGATATGAAAGGTCTTATGGGGGACAGCTCGGATAATATCCCAGGTGTGCCCGGAGTCGGGGAAAAAACAGCCTTAAAGCTATTAAAAGAGTTTGAAACGGTTGAAAATGTATTGCAATCTATCGATCAAGTCAGCGGTAAAAAATTAAAAGAAAAGCTAGAAGATAATCGTGAATCAGCCATCATGAGTAAAAAGCTTGCAACTATTTATTGCGAAGCGCCTCTTGAAGTATCTGTAGAAGATGTAAAGTATGACGGGTTTGAACCTTCAAAGGTCATCTCTTTATTTAAAGAGCTTGGGTTTAGTTCTCTGCTTGCTAAATTTGGTGAATCAGCAGAAGAGGAAGTAGATTTTGAAGAACTGACGTTTGAAATAGCGCAGGAAGTTCACGATGATATGTTAACAAGCGAAGCAGCTCTGATCGTAGAAGGTTATGAAGAAAACTATCATCACAACCAGCTGCTCGGTTTTGGAATCAGCAATAAAAATGGCCACTATTTTATTGATAAAGATACAGCCCTTTCATCTTCTAAATTTAAAGCATGGTTAGAAGATGAACGTGTAAAAAAGACGGTGTTTAATGGAAAACGTACGATTGTATCGTTAAAATGGGCGGGTCATGAAATAAAAGGAATTGAACATGATGTAATGATTGCTTCTTACATCTTAAATCCTGCTGAGGCAAATGATGACCTAGCGACAATTGCAAAATTAAAAGGATATCATCAAGTGCAATCAGATGAAGCTGTGTATGGGAAGGGAGCTAAGCGAAGCATTGCGGAAGCTGATCAGCTAGCTGAGCATGTTATAAGAAAAGCAGCCGCTGTAGCTTATTTAAAAGAAATGTTAGAAAAAGAATTAGTTGAAAATGAACAGTTTGAGCTGTTTGAAAAGCTTGAAATGCCTCTTGCCATTGTCCTTGCTAATATGGAATATCAAGGGGTGAAAATTGACCGTGCGCGTTTGGATGAAATGGGCGAAGATCTCCGAGAACAGCTTGAAAAAATTGAAGCGAAAATCTACGAATATGCTGGACAAGAATTCAATATTAATTCACCAAAGCAGCTAGGAGTTGTTCTTTTTGAAAAAATGCAGCTTCCAGTCATAAAGAAAACAAAAACAGGCTATTCCACATCAGCTGATGTATTAGAGCAATTAGCTAGTACCCATGATATTATCCCAGAGATTTTACAGTACCGTCAGCTAGGAAAATTACAGTCTACGTATATTGAGGGATTAAAAAAGGTTATTCATGAAAGCGATGGAAAAGTTCATACACGCTTTAATCAAACGTTAACTCAAACGGGAAGGTTAAGTTCAGTAGATCCTAACTTGCAAAACATACCGATTCGTCTTGAAGAAGGTAAAAAAATAAGAGGCGCATTCGTACCTTCACAGCCTGATTGGTTAATATTTGCGGCGGATTATTCACAAATTGAGCTGCGCGTACTGGCTCATATTGCAGATGATGAAAAGCTAATTGATGCGTTTAAGCATGACTTAGATATTCATACGAAAACAGCGATGGATGTGTTTCACGTCGAAAGAGAAGAAGTAACGTCGAATATGCGCCGTCAGGCTAAAGCAGTGAATTTTGGAATCGTCTACGGCATCAGTGATTACGGTTTATCGCAAAGTTTAGGAATTACAAGAAAAGCAGCGGCTACTTTTATTGAACGCTATTTAAAAAGCTTCCCGGGTGTACAGGAGTATATGGATACGATTGTACGCGATGCAAAAGAAAAGGGATATGTAACAACGCTCTTGCATCGCCGACGTTACTTGCCTGAAATCACAAGCCGAAACTTTAACCTCCGCAGCTTCGCTGAGCGTACGGCTATGAATACGCCTATCCAAGGGACAGCAGCTGATATTATTAAAAAAGCAATGATTGAAATGGATAAGCGCTTAAAAGATGAAAATCTTCAGGCAAAGCTACTGCTTCAAGTACACGATGAGCTGATTTTTGAAGCCCCAGAAGAAGAAATTAAAATTTTAGAGAAAATCGTACCAGAAGTAATGGAGCACGCTTTAGAGCTAGAAGTTCCGTTGAAAGTAGATTATTCTTACGGAAAGACTTGGTACGAAGCAAAGTAG
- the pnpS gene encoding two-component system histidine kinase PnpS, whose product MNKFRSRLLLALLVLIIIVLVGLGLLLGQLFKNFYFQTFQERMEKEAKLVEMYISEEGITSPALKSKVDQISNSLSVRTTVVQKDGKILVDSNPGSKQQRIEKSIVIQQVLKKQLNSKKSFDQIKEDYDLYYYGIPLIIEGKQEGFVVLSTSFDSLKQVNQQIWGLLIGSLGLALIVILLLGVKIMGRYTRPIESATKVAMELAKGNYKARTYEDYVDETGMLSQSINALARNLQESITNQEMQQDRLRTLIENMGSGMLLIDSRGYINLVNRAYKEQFHIHPDDFLYHLYYEVFEHKEIIKLVEKIFMTEVKVRKQVVLPLNIERRYFDVYGAPIIGLNDEWKGIVLVFHDITELKKLEQVRRDFVANVSHELKTPITSIKGFSETLLDGAMEDPQLRQQFLSIILTESQRMESLIQDLLDLSKVEQQGFKLSIHSVDLNTLLYEVTTVLSNRATEKEITLTLDTLPEEAWIDGDSQRLMQVFVNLIGNALMYTMPGGTVHISLEEEEATITVHIQDTGIGIDADEISRIFERFYRVDKARSRNSGGTGLGLAIVKHLVEAHKGEIEVKSEVNKGTTFSVRLHKYLPQM is encoded by the coding sequence ATGAATAAATTTCGTTCAAGGCTACTTTTGGCTCTATTAGTACTTATCATTATTGTATTAGTAGGTCTTGGCCTGCTGCTGGGGCAGTTGTTTAAAAACTTTTATTTTCAGACGTTTCAAGAGCGAATGGAAAAAGAAGCAAAGCTTGTGGAAATGTATATTAGCGAAGAAGGCATCACAAGTCCTGCTTTAAAATCTAAAGTTGATCAAATCAGCAATTCGTTAAGTGTACGAACGACTGTCGTTCAAAAAGACGGAAAAATATTAGTTGACTCAAATCCAGGTAGCAAGCAGCAAAGAATCGAAAAAAGTATCGTAATCCAACAAGTGTTGAAAAAGCAGTTAAACAGTAAAAAAAGCTTTGATCAAATTAAAGAAGATTACGACTTATATTACTATGGTATTCCGCTTATTATAGAAGGTAAGCAAGAGGGATTTGTTGTGCTGAGTACATCGTTTGATTCATTAAAACAAGTAAATCAGCAAATCTGGGGCCTTCTTATTGGAAGCTTAGGTCTAGCTTTGATTGTGATTTTACTCTTAGGTGTAAAGATTATGGGGCGCTATACCCGTCCTATTGAATCGGCAACCAAGGTGGCTATGGAACTTGCAAAAGGGAATTATAAAGCTCGTACATATGAAGATTATGTAGATGAAACGGGTATGCTGAGTCAGTCTATTAACGCACTTGCTCGTAATCTGCAAGAGTCTATCACTAATCAGGAAATGCAGCAGGACAGGCTGCGCACGCTAATTGAAAATATGGGAAGCGGCATGCTTCTCATCGATAGTCGAGGCTATATAAACTTAGTGAATCGAGCTTATAAAGAGCAGTTTCATATACATCCGGACGACTTCCTTTATCATTTGTATTACGAGGTATTTGAGCACAAAGAAATCATTAAACTTGTGGAAAAGATATTTATGACGGAAGTAAAGGTTCGAAAACAAGTGGTTCTGCCTTTAAATATTGAACGAAGGTATTTTGATGTTTACGGAGCGCCGATTATTGGCTTAAACGATGAATGGAAAGGCATTGTGCTTGTTTTCCATGATATTACCGAGCTGAAAAAACTAGAACAAGTTCGCCGTGACTTTGTAGCGAATGTGTCTCATGAACTAAAAACCCCTATTACATCCATTAAAGGGTTTAGTGAGACATTATTAGACGGTGCCATGGAAGATCCGCAGCTGCGACAGCAGTTTCTATCTATTATTCTAACGGAAAGTCAGCGCATGGAGAGTTTGATTCAAGATCTTTTAGATTTGTCTAAAGTTGAACAGCAAGGGTTTAAACTAAGCATTCATTCAGTAGATCTGAATACACTTCTTTACGAAGTCACCACAGTGCTATCAAACCGAGCGACTGAAAAAGAAATCACGCTAACGTTAGATACGCTTCCTGAAGAAGCGTGGATTGATGGTGACAGTCAGCGCCTTATGCAAGTGTTTGTTAACTTAATTGGCAATGCGCTCATGTATACAATGCCTGGAGGAACCGTTCACATTTCGCTTGAAGAGGAAGAAGCAACGATTACGGTTCATATTCAAGATACAGGTATCGGTATTGATGCCGATGAAATTTCACGTATTTTTGAGCGCTTTTACCGAGTAGATAAAGCAAGAAGCCGTAATTCCGGAGGAACAGGTCTTGGGTTAGCAATTGTTAAACACCTTGTTGAAGCTCATAAAGGGGAAATTGAAGTGAAAAGTGAAGTCAACAAAGGGACAACTTTTTCGGTGAGGCTGCACAAGTATTTGCCGCAGATGTAA
- a CDS encoding response regulator transcription factor — translation MSKKLLVVDDEQSISTLLQYNLQQAGFTVETAEDGEEGYNKALEGKPNLIVLDLMLPKMDGIEVCKKLRQQKVMTPILMLTAKDDEFDKVLGLELGADDYMTKPFSPREVVARVKAILRRTQIIAQENEQEEDGERIMIGDLKILPDHYEAYFNQEQLELTPKEFELLLYLAKYKGRVLTRDQLLSAVWNYDFAGDTRIVDVHISHLREKIEHNTRKPVYIKTIRGLGYKLEEPKVDE, via the coding sequence ATGAGTAAGAAATTATTAGTCGTAGATGATGAACAATCAATTTCAACATTATTACAATATAATTTACAACAAGCTGGTTTTACAGTAGAAACAGCTGAAGACGGGGAAGAAGGATACAACAAAGCACTAGAAGGAAAACCGAATTTAATTGTGTTAGATTTGATGCTTCCTAAAATGGATGGAATTGAAGTTTGTAAAAAGCTTCGTCAGCAAAAAGTGATGACGCCTATTTTAATGTTAACTGCAAAAGACGATGAGTTTGACAAGGTATTAGGGTTAGAGCTTGGCGCAGATGACTACATGACTAAACCATTTAGCCCTCGAGAAGTAGTAGCGCGTGTAAAAGCCATTTTACGCAGAACACAAATTATTGCTCAGGAAAATGAACAAGAGGAAGACGGCGAACGCATCATGATTGGTGATTTGAAAATTCTTCCAGATCATTACGAGGCATATTTTAATCAAGAGCAGCTTGAGCTTACTCCTAAAGAATTCGAGTTATTATTATATTTGGCAAAATACAAAGGGCGGGTATTAACTCGTGATCAGCTGCTAAGTGCAGTGTGGAATTATGATTTTGCCGGAGATACGCGAATTGTAGATGTGCACATCAGCCATTTGCGTGAGAAAATTGAACATAACACGCGAAAACCTGTTTATATAAAAACGATTAGAGGATTAGGGTATAAGCTGGAGGAACCAAAGGTAGATGAATAA
- a CDS encoding MaoC family dehydratase, whose protein sequence is MVLGKKQKIGRSIEDIKVGEKLTLTERIEDKDILLYLGLTNDSNPLYIQHDYASQTPFKKPIVPSIMITGIMTAAISKYLPGPGSHVAEHTVAFPKKIHHYSTIEFLFEVTEVDISSKTVTIEVEAVNEQKEKVVTAQFLVHPPFRLPSVETHDFENF, encoded by the coding sequence ATGGTATTAGGTAAAAAACAAAAAATAGGTCGAAGTATTGAAGACATCAAAGTTGGAGAGAAGTTAACGCTGACTGAACGAATTGAAGATAAAGATATCTTGTTGTACTTAGGACTGACAAATGATTCTAACCCTTTATACATTCAACATGATTACGCATCTCAGACACCTTTTAAAAAACCTATTGTACCAAGCATTATGATTACCGGTATTATGACAGCAGCCATTTCAAAGTATTTACCCGGACCCGGAAGCCACGTTGCAGAACATACGGTTGCCTTTCCTAAAAAAATTCATCATTATAGCACAATCGAATTTTTATTCGAAGTGACAGAAGTAGATATTTCTTCTAAAACTGTTACGATTGAAGTGGAAGCAGTTAATGAGCAAAAAGAGAAAGTAGTAACGGCACAGTTTCTTGTGCATCCGCCGTTTAGGCTTCCATCAGTAGAAACACATGATTTTGAGAATTTTTAA
- the mdh gene encoding malate dehydrogenase, translated as MANMRKKVSVIGAGFTGATTAFLIGQKELADVVLVDIPQLENPAKGKALDMLEASPVQGFDANITGTANYEDTADSDIVIITAGIARKPGMSRDDLVTTNQKIMKSVTQEVVKYSPNCHIIVLTNPVDAMTYTVFKESGFPKNRVIGQSGVLDSARFRTFVAQELNISVKDITGFVLGGHGDDMVPLVRYSYAGGIPLETLIPKARLEAIVERTRKGGGEIVNLLGNGSAYYAPAASLVEMTEAILKDQRRILPAIAYLEGEYGYNGIYLGVPTVLGAAGIEQVIELELTDSEKASLDQSAKSVKTVMGVLA; from the coding sequence ATGGCAAATATGCGTAAAAAAGTATCTGTTATCGGAGCGGGCTTTACGGGAGCTACAACTGCTTTTTTAATTGGTCAAAAAGAATTAGCCGATGTTGTATTAGTTGATATTCCGCAATTAGAAAATCCAGCTAAAGGTAAAGCGCTGGATATGTTAGAAGCAAGTCCTGTACAAGGCTTTGATGCTAACATTACAGGAACAGCCAACTACGAAGACACAGCTGATTCTGACATTGTCATTATTACAGCTGGTATCGCGCGTAAGCCAGGTATGAGTCGCGATGATTTAGTAACAACGAACCAAAAAATCATGAAGTCTGTTACTCAAGAAGTTGTTAAATACTCACCTAACTGTCACATTATCGTGTTAACAAATCCGGTGGATGCTATGACGTACACAGTATTTAAAGAATCTGGCTTTCCTAAAAACCGCGTAATCGGTCAATCAGGCGTATTAGATTCTGCACGTTTCCGTACGTTTGTAGCGCAGGAGTTAAACATTTCAGTGAAAGATATCACAGGTTTTGTACTTGGTGGACATGGAGATGACATGGTACCTCTTGTACGCTACTCATATGCTGGCGGTATTCCTCTTGAAACGCTTATTCCAAAAGCGCGCCTTGAAGCAATTGTTGAAAGAACACGCAAAGGCGGCGGCGAGATCGTTAACTTATTAGGTAACGGAAGTGCGTACTACGCTCCTGCTGCTTCTTTAGTGGAAATGACAGAAGCGATCTTAAAAGATCAGCGTCGCATTTTACCAGCGATTGCTTACCTAGAGGGTGAATATGGTTATAACGGCATCTACTTAGGTGTTCCAACCGTATTAGGAGCTGCAGGAATTGAGCAAGTAATTGAATTAGAACTTACTGATTCTGAAAAAGCTTCGTTAGATCAATCAGCAAAATCAGTCAAAACTGTCATGGGTGTATTAGCTTAA
- the icd gene encoding NADP-dependent isocitrate dehydrogenase has translation MLMTKGEQISVANGVLNVPNNPIIPFIEGDGIGPDIWAAASRVLEAAVAKAYNGEKEIVWKEVLAGEKAFNQTGEWLPEETLDAIREYIIAIKGPLTTPVGGGIRSLNVALRQELDLFTCLRPVRYFEGVPSPIKRPEDTDMVIFRENTEDIYAGIEYAKGSEEVQKLISFLQTELGVNKIRFPETSGLGIKPISSEGTERLVRAAINYAIEQGRKSVTLVHKGNIMKYTEGAFKNWGYELAEKEFGDKVFTWAQYDRIVEKEGAQAANKAQAEAEAAGKIIVKDSIADIFLQQILTRPREFDVVATMNLNGDYISDALAAQVGGIGIAPGANINYETGHAIFEATHGTAPKYAGLDKVNPSSVLLSGVLMLEHLGWNEAADLIMKSMEKTIASKVVTYDFARLMDGATEVKCSEFADELISNLGKQVTV, from the coding sequence ATTCTCATGACAAAAGGTGAACAAATTTCTGTAGCAAACGGCGTTTTAAACGTACCAAATAACCCAATTATTCCATTTATCGAAGGTGACGGAATTGGTCCGGATATCTGGGCAGCAGCTTCCCGCGTATTAGAAGCAGCAGTTGCAAAAGCATACAATGGTGAAAAAGAAATCGTTTGGAAAGAAGTATTAGCAGGTGAAAAAGCATTTAATCAAACTGGCGAATGGTTACCGGAAGAAACGTTAGATGCAATTCGCGAATACATAATTGCAATCAAAGGACCATTAACGACACCAGTAGGCGGTGGAATTCGTTCTCTAAACGTGGCATTGCGTCAAGAATTAGACTTATTTACATGCTTACGTCCTGTTCGTTACTTTGAAGGTGTACCTTCTCCAATTAAGCGCCCAGAAGATACAGATATGGTTATCTTCCGTGAAAATACTGAAGATATTTATGCTGGTATTGAATATGCAAAGGGTTCTGAAGAAGTACAAAAGCTTATTTCATTCCTACAAACGGAATTAGGCGTAAATAAAATCCGTTTCCCTGAAACTTCTGGATTAGGTATTAAGCCTATTTCTTCTGAAGGAACAGAGCGTCTTGTGCGTGCAGCAATCAACTATGCAATTGAACAAGGCCGTAAGTCTGTTACGCTGGTACACAAAGGTAACATTATGAAATATACAGAAGGCGCATTTAAAAATTGGGGCTATGAGCTAGCTGAAAAAGAATTCGGCGATAAAGTATTTACTTGGGCTCAATATGACCGCATCGTTGAAAAAGAAGGTGCACAGGCTGCAAACAAAGCTCAAGCAGAAGCGGAAGCAGCAGGAAAAATTATTGTAAAAGATTCAATTGCAGATATCTTCTTACAACAAATTTTAACTCGTCCACGTGAATTCGATGTAGTAGCAACAATGAATTTAAATGGAGATTACATTTCAGATGCATTAGCGGCACAAGTTGGCGGTATCGGAATTGCTCCAGGAGCAAATATCAACTACGAAACTGGACATGCTATCTTTGAAGCAACTCACGGTACAGCACCTAAATATGCTGGTTTAGATAAAGTAAACCCATCTTCTGTATTATTATCAGGTGTGTTAATGCTTGAACACCTTGGCTGGAATGAAGCAGCGGATTTAATCATGAAATCAATGGAAAAAACAATTGCTTCAAAAGTAGTAACATATGATTTCGCACGTTTAATGGACGGCGCAACAGAAGTGAAGTGTTCAGAGTTTGCTGATGAATTAATTAGCAATCTAGGAAAACAAGTAACAGTTTAA
- the citZ gene encoding citrate synthase, with amino-acid sequence MTATRGLEGVVATTSAVSSIIDDTLTYQGYNIDDLANYATFEEVVYLLWHGKLPNKEELSVFSRLLAENAKLPQEVLNHFKTYPIQDVHPMAALRTVVSLLGLYDPEADLMDEEANYRKAVRLQAQLPTVVTAFSRVRNGLEPIEPNENYSIAANFLYMLTGEEPTDIQVEAFDKALVLHADHELNASTFTARVCVATLSDIYSGITAAIGALKGPLHGGANEAVMKMLSDIQTVENAEPYIREKLAKKEKIMGFGHRVYQQGDPRAKHLKEMSEKLTKQAGDTTLYDMSVKIEEIVTGEKKLPPNVDFYSASVYHSLGIDHDLFTPIFAVSRVSGWIAHVLEQYSNNRLIRPRADYIGPGKQTYIPLEERS; translated from the coding sequence ATGACAGCAACTCGAGGTCTAGAAGGGGTAGTCGCTACAACGTCAGCAGTAAGTTCAATTATTGATGACACTTTAACATATCAAGGCTACAATATTGATGATTTAGCGAATTATGCAACATTTGAAGAAGTGGTGTATTTACTATGGCACGGAAAATTACCTAATAAAGAAGAATTATCTGTGTTTTCTAGATTACTAGCAGAAAACGCTAAATTACCCCAAGAAGTCTTAAATCATTTCAAAACTTATCCAATTCAAGATGTTCATCCAATGGCAGCTTTAAGAACAGTCGTATCACTATTGGGGTTGTACGATCCTGAAGCTGATTTAATGGATGAAGAAGCAAATTATCGCAAAGCTGTTCGTTTGCAAGCACAATTACCAACAGTGGTGACTGCTTTTTCAAGAGTTCGCAACGGATTAGAGCCAATTGAGCCAAACGAAAATTATAGCATTGCCGCTAACTTTTTATATATGTTAACCGGCGAAGAGCCAACTGATATCCAGGTAGAAGCGTTTGATAAAGCACTTGTCTTACACGCTGACCATGAGCTAAATGCTTCAACTTTTACAGCGCGTGTCTGTGTGGCAACATTATCCGATATTTATTCAGGAATTACAGCCGCTATTGGGGCGTTAAAGGGTCCTCTTCACGGAGGAGCGAATGAAGCTGTTATGAAAATGTTGTCTGACATTCAAACAGTTGAAAATGCAGAACCTTACATTCGCGAAAAGCTCGCGAAAAAAGAAAAGATTATGGGATTTGGACATCGTGTGTATCAGCAGGGTGATCCTCGTGCCAAGCACTTGAAAGAAATGTCTGAAAAACTTACAAAACAAGCAGGAGATACAACGCTATACGATATGTCAGTGAAAATTGAGGAAATCGTAACAGGCGAGAAAAAGCTTCCGCCAAACGTTGATTTCTATTCAGCTTCTGTATACCACAGCTTAGGTATTGATCACGATTTATTTACTCCGATTTTTGCCGTAAGCCGCGTATCAGGATGGATTGCTCACGTTTTAGAGCAGTATTCAAACAATCGTTTGATTCGTCCAAGAGCTGATTATATCGGTCCTGGAAAACAAACGTACATTCCGCTTGAAGAGCGCAGCTAA
- a CDS encoding DUF441 domain-containing protein yields MFSQPMLFLAVLLVIGLVAKNQSLIIAVAFLLILKLIGLDSKVFPFLQSKGINIGVTVITIAVLVPIATGDIGFKQLGEAVKSSYAWIALGAGIAVAIIAKYGLTLLEDDPHITTALVFGTILAVALFQGVAVGPLIGAGIAYLFMKLTELFS; encoded by the coding sequence ATGTTCTCACAACCTATGCTTTTTTTAGCTGTTTTACTCGTAATTGGATTAGTGGCTAAAAATCAATCATTAATCATTGCAGTTGCATTTTTACTTATTTTAAAATTAATCGGGTTAGACAGTAAGGTTTTTCCGTTTTTACAATCAAAAGGAATTAATATTGGAGTAACGGTTATTACAATTGCCGTTCTTGTGCCAATTGCAACAGGAGACATAGGGTTCAAACAATTAGGAGAAGCCGTGAAATCTTCTTATGCTTGGATTGCTCTAGGAGCCGGAATCGCTGTAGCAATTATTGCCAAATATGGGCTTACGCTCTTAGAAGATGATCCGCATATTACGACCGCTTTAGTTTTTGGCACAATTCTTGCTGTGGCGCTGTTTCAAGGGGTAGCAGTAGGTCCGTTAATTGGTGCTGGAATTGCTTATTTATTTATGAAATTAACTGAACTTTTTTCGTAG
- the ytvI gene encoding sporulation integral membrane protein YtvI, with protein MYKLHLHRLFRLACVLVIIAASIFLSYYVSSLIYPFIIACCIAFFINPMVNLFELKLRLPRYLAVLLSMVLIFSLLAGLITLLITEIIAGSTYLAKVVPTNFKEVVIFIENIATEQILPFYERITSMFNNLNTGQQATILSNIKGVGNHIAQTVGDFLQNVLQSIPVLLSVLPNAATVIIFSLLATFFISKDWYMLMTKSSVFIPKKVRENGQTVVVELKNALFGFIKAQLTLISITTIIVLFGLLILRVDYAITVALLIGLVDILPYLGTGLIFVPWMIYAFATDNVSFAVGLSVLYAVVLVQRQIMEPKILSSSIGLDPLATLIALFVGYQLIGFFGLIVGPVILVILKTLHTTGVFKETWQFIIGK; from the coding sequence GTGTACAAGCTTCATTTACATCGACTATTTCGCTTAGCTTGTGTGTTGGTAATTATTGCAGCATCTATATTTCTTAGTTATTATGTCTCTTCTCTCATATATCCATTTATTATCGCCTGCTGCATCGCTTTTTTTATAAATCCTATGGTTAATCTATTTGAATTGAAGCTGCGCTTACCCCGCTACTTAGCTGTTTTACTATCAATGGTTCTTATCTTCTCTCTTTTGGCCGGACTTATTACGTTACTTATCACAGAAATCATTGCAGGAAGTACGTATTTAGCAAAAGTTGTTCCCACAAATTTCAAAGAAGTGGTTATATTTATTGAAAATATTGCTACAGAACAAATACTTCCGTTTTATGAACGCATTACTTCTATGTTTAATAACTTAAATACCGGTCAGCAAGCAACTATTTTATCGAACATTAAAGGGGTAGGCAACCATATCGCTCAAACGGTGGGCGATTTTCTGCAAAATGTATTGCAAAGCATCCCTGTACTTTTATCTGTATTGCCTAATGCGGCTACTGTGATTATTTTTTCATTGCTGGCTACTTTTTTTATTAGTAAAGATTGGTACATGCTGATGACTAAAAGCAGTGTATTTATTCCTAAAAAAGTAAGAGAAAATGGACAAACAGTTGTTGTGGAGCTTAAAAATGCACTATTTGGTTTTATTAAAGCTCAGCTTACGCTTATTTCGATTACCACAATCATCGTTCTTTTTGGTTTACTTATTCTTAGGGTTGATTATGCTATTACAGTCGCTTTATTAATCGGCTTAGTAGATATTCTTCCTTACCTCGGAACAGGACTGATTTTCGTTCCTTGGATGATTTATGCGTTTGCAACGGATAACGTGTCATTTGCTGTAGGGCTTTCGGTACTATATGCTGTAGTACTTGTGCAGCGACAAATTATGGAACCCAAGATTCTGTCGTCAAGCATTGGTCTCGATCCTCTTGCTACATTAATTGCTTTATTTGTAGGATACCAATTGATTGGATTTTTTGGATTAATAGTTGGCCCTGTTATTCTTGTTATTCTAAAAACACTTCATACAACGGGGGTTTTTAAAGAAACGTGGCAATTTATTATAGGAAAATGA